From Puntigrus tetrazona isolate hp1 chromosome 8, ASM1883169v1, whole genome shotgun sequence, the proteins below share one genomic window:
- the LOC122350290 gene encoding globoside alpha-1,3-N-acetylgalactosaminyltransferase 1-like: protein MPFRQNFIIIFVFFGMVLSWLIYLNNKQCSCNQQIIEQVIIKPKWKQKTFGLHSAPGLLYNQPNVLIGRTDIASVSPWAAPIIWEGTFDPTLIDSIYKQHNLTIATTVFALGKYTRFIKDFLESAEQHYFVGFRVHFYLFTDQPESVPEVKMGENRTLSVRKVPTLNRWQDISMSRMEKLEKLIEEELANEADYIFCLDIDTKFYGRWGAETLGRLVGVIHPWLYNVPRNQFTYERRPESKAFIAADEGDYYYAGAAFGGTLEEVHHLTKTCREQLSIDAANSIEAVWQEESHLNKYFLLNKPSKLLSPEYMWRDINESAVQIKIVRFTNVPKNYAEVRPNP from the exons ATGCCTTTCCGTCAGAATTTCATCATAATTTTTGTGTTCTTTGGGATGGTATTGAGTTG GCTCATTTACCTGAACAACAAACAGTGCAG ctGCAATCAGCAGATTATAGAACAAGTCATTATCAA GCCAAAATGGAAGCAAAAGACCTTTGGATTGCATTCAGCGCCAGG gTTGTTGTACAACCAGCCAAATGTGTTGATAGG tcgGACAGATATTGCTTCTGTGTCACCATGGGCAGCTCCAATCATTTGGGAGGGAACCTTTGACCCCACGCTGATCGACTCTATCTACAAACAACACAATctcaccatagcaaccactgTCTTTGCTTTGGGAAA aTACACGCGTTTTATCAAAGATTTTCTGGAGTCAGCAGAGCAGCATTACTTTGTTGGATTTCGAGTGCATTTCTACTTGTTTACAGACCAACCAGAATCAGTTCCTGAAGTGAAGATGGGTGAAAACCGTACGTTGTCAGTTCGAAAGGTTCCGACTTTGAACCGATGGCAGGACATCAGTATGAGCAGGATGGAGAAACTGGAAAAACTAATAGAGGAGGAACTAGCCAATGAGGCTGACTATATTTTCTGTCTTGACATAGATACAAAGTTCTACGGCCGGTGGGGTGCAGAGACTTTGGGTCGTCTTGTAGGTGTGATACATCCTTGGCTTTATAATGTTCCAAGGAATCAGTTCACATATGAGCGTAGACCAGAGtctaaagcatttattgcaGCTGACGAAggtgattattattatgccGGTGCTGCGTTTGGTGGCACATTGGAGGAAGTACATCATCTCACCAAAACCTGCAGGGAGCAGCTGAGCATCGATGCTGCAAACTCTATTGAGGCTGTATGGCAAGAGGAGTCTCACTTGAACAAGTATTTCCTTTTGAACAAACCCAGTAAACTGCTGTCTCCTGAATATATGTGGAGGGATATCAATGAAAGTGCAgtccaaataaaaatagttcGCTTCACTAATGTACCTAAAAACTATGCTGAAGTTCGCCCAAACCCATAA